A genomic window from Gemmatimonadaceae bacterium includes:
- a CDS encoding insulinase family protein, with protein MLRVALLVVAVCVGAAAAVAQEGPVDRRVPPQPGPTPAIQRLPFVSSELPNGIRLVVARRTGVPLVSFTLELGGGASSFDPPALPGAVSLLANLMEQGSRSHPGQQFAEASQRLGVRIALNFGREDGTIGFTAMPNHLESAMHLVAGLAAEPAFDTAAFELVRRRAIQTVTGWQSQLNALATGTFLNAVFGEQHPYAKGLRTTEPLTRITLDDLRAVHREYLQPGRATILVVGDVDPATVRAQVEAAFGGWSGDGAPTRFDYPPLPRRTGASIHLVDLPGATQTQFLIGLPAMPRASPDFYAAVMLRQILGTGLQSRLSQNLRERRGFTYDIWAGFEFGRGPGAFRVVTAVERSKTDSALVEILRELRGIAGEIPIAEAEFEQARQAIASSLVGRFQTVQSTAFALRGIVQQGAGEDFYIDLARRYQEVTREDIVRVARTYLDVDRMVVAVAGDRATIEAMLAKLQLGPIVIHDVEGRPVR; from the coding sequence ATGCTGCGCGTCGCCTTGTTGGTCGTCGCCGTGTGTGTGGGTGCCGCGGCTGCCGTCGCGCAGGAAGGTCCCGTCGATCGACGCGTGCCGCCGCAACCCGGGCCGACTCCGGCCATCCAGCGGCTTCCGTTCGTCTCCAGCGAGCTTCCCAACGGAATCCGGCTCGTGGTCGCGCGCCGCACCGGTGTGCCCTTGGTGTCGTTTACCCTTGAACTTGGCGGCGGTGCATCGTCGTTCGATCCCCCAGCGCTTCCGGGCGCGGTGTCGCTGCTCGCCAACCTGATGGAGCAAGGGTCGCGAAGCCATCCAGGACAGCAGTTCGCGGAAGCGAGCCAGCGACTCGGCGTTCGCATCGCGCTGAACTTCGGCCGCGAGGACGGCACGATCGGCTTCACGGCAATGCCGAACCACCTCGAGTCGGCGATGCATCTCGTCGCCGGGCTCGCAGCGGAACCCGCGTTCGACACAGCGGCTTTCGAACTCGTCCGCCGTCGTGCGATCCAGACCGTGACGGGATGGCAGAGCCAGCTCAACGCGCTCGCCACCGGGACGTTCCTCAACGCCGTCTTCGGCGAGCAGCATCCCTACGCGAAGGGACTGCGTACCACCGAGCCGCTCACACGAATCACCTTGGACGACCTGCGCGCGGTGCACCGCGAGTACCTACAGCCGGGCCGTGCGACCATTCTGGTCGTGGGTGACGTCGATCCGGCAACGGTGCGCGCTCAGGTGGAGGCAGCCTTCGGTGGCTGGTCCGGCGATGGCGCGCCAACGCGGTTCGACTATCCGCCGCTTCCTCGCCGCACCGGAGCATCCATCCACCTCGTCGATCTCCCGGGAGCGACGCAGACGCAGTTCCTCATCGGACTTCCGGCGATGCCGCGTGCATCGCCGGACTTCTACGCCGCGGTGATGCTCAGGCAGATCTTGGGCACGGGGCTGCAATCGCGACTCAGCCAGAATCTCCGAGAGCGGCGTGGATTCACCTACGACATCTGGGCCGGCTTCGAGTTCGGGCGTGGGCCCGGCGCGTTCCGTGTCGTCACGGCGGTCGAACGCAGCAAGACCGACAGCGCACTCGTGGAGATCCTGCGCGAACTGCGGGGCATCGCGGGCGAGATCCCGATTGCCGAGGCGGAGTTCGAGCAAGCGAGGCAGGCCATCGCGTCGTCGCTGGTCGGGCGCTTCCAGACCGTGCAGTCGACGGCGTTCGCCCTGCGGGGCATCGTGCAGCAGGGAGCGGGCGAAGACTTCTACATCGATCTGGCGCGGCGATACCAAGAGGTGACACGCGAGGACATCGTCCGCGTGGCTCGGACTTACCTCGACGTGGACCGTATGGTTGTCGCCGTCGCTGGGGACCGCGCCACCATCGAGGCGATGCTCGCCAAGCTCCAACTCGGCCCGATCGTCATTCACGATGTCGAGGGGCGGCCCGTCCGCTGA
- a CDS encoding GNAT family N-acetyltransferase, protein MIWRFIAGLLRPTPRGNLRRLRARGESLADLTIRDATATDVPALARLHVVTWNATYGVFGLKGPSADVREQQWRAKFAKDDPDWFCLVVERADGALVGFAQANRSDNPAYEGELAKIHLLRDYQRLGLGRRLVGRVARRFVARGITSMWLYGDARNPSSRAWVALGAEKCDADPGSGNYGWQDIAALARLPE, encoded by the coding sequence GTGATCTGGCGCTTCATCGCCGGACTCCTCCGGCCGACACCGCGCGGAAACCTCCGCCGCCTCCGCGCGCGCGGCGAGTCGCTCGCGGACCTCACCATCCGCGACGCGACGGCGACGGACGTGCCTGCCTTGGCTCGGCTGCACGTCGTGACCTGGAACGCGACGTACGGCGTGTTCGGACTGAAGGGCCCCAGCGCGGACGTCCGCGAGCAGCAGTGGCGCGCGAAGTTCGCGAAGGACGACCCCGATTGGTTCTGCCTGGTCGTCGAGCGCGCGGACGGTGCGCTGGTGGGCTTCGCACAAGCCAACCGCAGCGATAACCCGGCGTACGAGGGCGAGCTCGCGAAGATCCACCTGCTCCGGGACTACCAGCGACTCGGCTTGGGGCGACGCCTCGTCGGACGGGTGGCGCGTCGGTTCGTCGCGCGCGGAATCACGTCGATGTGGCTCTACGGCGACGCGCGGAACCCGTCGAGCCGAGCCTGGGTGGCGCTGGGCGCGGAGAAATGCGACGCGGATCCCGGCAGCGGCAACTATGGATGGCAGGACATCGCGGCGCTTGCGCGGCTCCCTGAGTAG
- a CDS encoding S41 family peptidase: MLTCAAAQGGAQELTAKSAHDEIQRARGRAAALLRAGDSAGVTELESLLSRLREPQLRDLANGYPYLANRALNLEMDLARAGLARGDTAAAHQHFLRALNADPPPSSPLSEFDSTLTRLLTADEARSYDAAWRTRTGLRLATAFRSESFDVADRIAALSLLWAEVRWGFPNIERGAMPVWDSLYRAAIPRVIAAEAEWTAWQELQRLVAQLEDGHTNVYPPPALVDRHWARPPITTERVEGRVVIRAASAAARALGVEPGAIIETIDGELVDSYAAREIAPYVSSSTPQDREVRVYGYHLLRGPVDRDLRLGLASASAPRREVVVPRDTPRDATVGRAVRDSILPNGIGYLRIDHFEDERIAAMVQESLARLAGTQGLIVDLRRNGGGNSSLGFGLLRALADAPIVLPTSWIRTMPSFWKARGFHSLTMHLPADTLALDPTIDRYDAPVAFLVGPMTFSAAEDVTAMFQGMRRGAIVGLPTGGSTGQPYVFRLPGGGQARVRTKHDVAPGGVEFDGVGIAPDVIVPQTLDGIRAGQDEQLEAAVRHLEERRRGPRGEHDF, from the coding sequence GTGCTGACGTGCGCTGCGGCGCAGGGCGGTGCCCAGGAGCTGACGGCCAAGTCGGCGCACGACGAGATCCAACGCGCGCGCGGCCGCGCGGCCGCATTGCTTCGGGCGGGTGATTCCGCCGGTGTCACCGAACTCGAGTCGCTGCTCTCGCGCTTGCGCGAGCCGCAGCTCCGCGACCTCGCCAATGGCTATCCGTACCTCGCCAATCGCGCGCTCAACCTCGAGATGGATCTGGCGCGCGCCGGACTCGCTCGAGGCGACACCGCCGCGGCGCATCAGCATTTTCTGCGCGCCCTGAACGCCGATCCCCCGCCGAGCAGCCCCTTGTCGGAGTTTGACTCCACGCTCACACGTCTGCTCACCGCTGACGAGGCCCGCAGCTACGACGCGGCGTGGCGCACCCGCACTGGCTTGCGACTCGCCACCGCGTTCCGCTCGGAGTCGTTTGACGTGGCCGATCGCATCGCGGCGCTTTCGCTGCTCTGGGCCGAGGTGCGATGGGGCTTCCCGAACATAGAGCGCGGTGCGATGCCGGTGTGGGACTCGCTGTACCGTGCGGCCATCCCGCGCGTGATCGCCGCCGAGGCCGAGTGGACGGCCTGGCAGGAACTCCAGCGCCTCGTCGCGCAACTCGAGGACGGACACACGAACGTGTATCCCCCGCCGGCGCTGGTGGATCGTCACTGGGCGCGGCCCCCGATCACGACGGAGCGGGTCGAGGGACGCGTGGTCATTCGCGCGGCGTCGGCGGCGGCCCGGGCGCTCGGTGTGGAGCCCGGTGCCATCATCGAGACGATTGATGGTGAGCTGGTCGACTCGTATGCCGCACGGGAAATCGCGCCGTATGTGTCCTCCTCCACGCCGCAGGATCGCGAGGTGCGGGTCTACGGCTACCACCTGCTGCGTGGTCCGGTGGACCGCGACCTGCGACTCGGCCTCGCGTCAGCGAGCGCCCCGCGTCGTGAGGTGGTCGTGCCGCGTGACACGCCGCGCGATGCGACGGTTGGACGTGCCGTGCGCGACAGCATCCTGCCGAACGGCATCGGCTACCTGCGCATTGACCACTTCGAGGACGAGCGCATCGCGGCGATGGTGCAGGAAAGCCTCGCACGCCTCGCGGGCACACAAGGGCTGATTGTGGACCTGCGCCGCAACGGCGGCGGCAACTCGTCCCTCGGGTTCGGCCTGCTCCGCGCACTGGCGGATGCACCAATCGTGCTGCCGACCTCGTGGATCCGCACGATGCCGTCGTTCTGGAAGGCGCGCGGGTTCCACAGTCTCACGATGCACCTTCCCGCGGACACGCTGGCGCTTGACCCAACGATTGATCGCTACGACGCGCCCGTAGCGTTCCTCGTGGGCCCGATGACATTCTCGGCCGCCGAGGACGTCACGGCGATGTTCCAGGGGATGCGGCGCGGCGCGATCGTCGGGCTCCCCACGGGCGGGAGCACGGGGCAGCCGTATGTCTTCCGGCTGCCGGGCGGTGGACAGGCACGCGTGCGGACCAAGCACGATGTCGCGCCGGGCGGCGTGGAGTTCGACGGCGTCGGCATCGCTCCCGACGTGATCGTGCCGCAAACACTGGATGGCATCCGTGCTGGCCAAGACGAGCAACTGGAGGCAGCGGTCCGGCACCTCGAGGAGCGACGCCGCGGCCCTCGCGGCGAGCACGACTTCTAG
- a CDS encoding ankyrin repeat domain-containing protein, with protein MRRLPNAAALLTAILSAVACAGSSASGFRYRLTGSDQLDMAARRGDLARVTQLLDAGARPVPPAPLTESTLWFAVQSGDISIVRLLLDRGADPRADFEAFVAAAAMGRVDIATLLLERGAGLDMRSVRQDVTGWAAGPGGFDQVRIPEADLAPERFAETMRRFDCQVSAPIPLTHATLGYGDGSTPETRRQVLELLFDRGADPNATDLTGGTLLMLEYGFELDSLLRARGADPDRADLCGRTAADYEARRAARRARWESRPRP; from the coding sequence ATGCGTCGGCTCCCCAATGCCGCGGCACTCCTCACGGCAATCCTGAGCGCAGTCGCCTGTGCGGGGTCCTCCGCCAGCGGCTTCCGCTACCGGCTGACCGGCTCGGACCAGCTGGATATGGCGGCGCGACGGGGCGACTTGGCCCGCGTGACCCAACTGCTGGATGCCGGTGCGCGGCCCGTTCCTCCGGCACCGCTGACGGAGAGCACCTTGTGGTTCGCGGTGCAGTCCGGTGACATCTCCATCGTGCGACTGCTCCTCGACCGTGGAGCGGACCCGCGTGCCGACTTCGAAGCGTTCGTCGCGGCGGCGGCGATGGGACGCGTGGACATCGCGACGCTCCTGTTGGAGCGGGGGGCGGGTCTGGATATGCGAAGTGTTCGCCAGGACGTGACCGGATGGGCCGCCGGGCCCGGGGGGTTCGACCAGGTGCGTATACCGGAGGCAGATCTTGCGCCCGAGCGATTCGCCGAGACGATGCGCCGCTTCGACTGCCAAGTGTCGGCTCCGATTCCGCTGACACACGCGACGCTGGGCTACGGCGATGGTTCGACGCCGGAGACGAGACGCCAGGTTCTCGAACTACTCTTTGACCGCGGTGCCGACCCCAACGCCACCGACCTGACAGGCGGAACCTTGTTGATGCTGGAGTACGGATTCGAACTCGACTCGCTGCTGCGCGCGCGGGGGGCGGACCCCGACCGGGCGGATCTCTGCGGACGCACGGCCGCCGACTACGAGGCGCGCCGCGCGGCGCGGCGGGCGCGTTGGGAATCGCGTCCGAGACCCTAG
- a CDS encoding insulinase family protein produces MRMRKLCGVIVAWMLVALLPVGVASQMPTIHLDVERYELPNGLRVILAPDSTTVMAGLHLWYGVGSRDEPSGQMGFAHLFEHVMFGGSQHAPAGEYERLIRQGGGWSNGFTNHDATGYFVSVLANHLEQVLWLEADRMGFLISSLDSARFLADREVVKNERRGIVDAPYGRMHEIMLWAMYGASHPHGWFPAGYMPDLDAASLDDIRAFHRTWYGPANATLAIAGGFDPAVVRSQIARWFGDLTGPEAVRRVAVPSAPLRAERHLVYEENVAAPRLAVYWPSSALGTPDDAALATLAAVLAQTGYSRLTRVLVQERQLASRVTVSQSGWQHTGEFKLTAEPAPGQTLAAILAVVDSLMADVAAHGPTAEEVEMVRATLMTTWVAGLSAADERAYRLIQGSVQAEDPEHYATYLRRLHEMTPAQVRDAARRHLGSRRVVLSVVPTGKPELSAHPGTSARVRIAADGRGYDITEVP; encoded by the coding sequence ATGAGAATGCGCAAGCTCTGTGGGGTCATCGTCGCGTGGATGCTGGTCGCATTGCTACCTGTCGGCGTCGCGTCCCAGATGCCGACTATCCATCTCGACGTGGAGCGGTACGAACTCCCCAACGGGCTTCGGGTGATCCTCGCGCCCGACTCCACGACGGTGATGGCTGGGCTGCACCTCTGGTACGGCGTCGGCTCACGCGACGAGCCGAGCGGGCAGATGGGTTTCGCACATCTATTTGAGCACGTGATGTTCGGCGGCTCACAGCACGCACCGGCCGGCGAGTACGAGCGGCTCATCCGGCAGGGCGGCGGGTGGAGCAACGGGTTCACCAATCACGACGCCACCGGCTACTTCGTTAGCGTGTTGGCGAACCACCTTGAGCAGGTGCTCTGGCTCGAGGCCGATCGGATGGGTTTTCTCATTTCGTCGCTCGACTCGGCGCGCTTCCTGGCCGACCGCGAAGTTGTCAAGAACGAGCGTCGCGGCATCGTAGATGCGCCGTACGGTCGGATGCACGAGATAATGCTCTGGGCGATGTACGGTGCGTCGCATCCGCACGGGTGGTTTCCTGCGGGCTATATGCCTGATCTCGACGCCGCGTCGCTCGACGATATCCGTGCGTTTCATCGCACCTGGTACGGGCCGGCGAACGCCACGCTCGCGATTGCGGGAGGGTTCGACCCTGCCGTGGTGCGCTCACAGATCGCGCGCTGGTTCGGCGACCTCACCGGCCCAGAGGCGGTTCGCCGTGTCGCGGTGCCTTCGGCGCCCTTGAGGGCCGAGCGGCACCTGGTCTACGAGGAGAACGTCGCCGCTCCTCGCCTAGCAGTGTACTGGCCGAGCTCGGCACTGGGCACGCCGGACGACGCGGCACTGGCGACGCTCGCAGCGGTACTCGCGCAGACGGGCTACTCTCGGCTCACACGTGTGCTCGTGCAGGAGCGGCAGTTGGCGTCGCGCGTCACCGTCAGCCAGTCAGGCTGGCAGCACACGGGCGAGTTCAAGCTCACGGCGGAACCCGCACCGGGACAGACGCTCGCGGCGATTCTCGCCGTGGTGGACTCACTGATGGCGGATGTAGCCGCACACGGTCCGACTGCAGAGGAGGTTGAGATGGTGCGAGCCACGCTGATGACCACTTGGGTCGCTGGCCTCAGCGCCGCGGACGAGCGCGCATATCGCCTGATCCAAGGGAGCGTGCAAGCGGAAGATCCCGAGCATTACGCGACGTACCTGCGGCGCTTGCACGAGATGACGCCCGCGCAGGTTCGCGACGCGGCGCGGCGGCACCTCGGCAGCCGACGCGTCGTGCTCAGCGTGGTCCCCACCGGAAAGCCGGAGCTCAGCGCACACCCTGGCACGAGCGCGCGCGTGCGCATCGCCGCAGACGGCCGTGGCTACGACATCACGGAGGTGCCGTGA
- a CDS encoding DUF1080 domain-containing protein — translation MPRYWTCVTALAMALVGNTPNVQGIAAAQAAPTWPVHSMERPKPPVVTPGPAGAPVAPPSDAIVLFDGASLAAWRSGDGQPARWRIVDGAMEVVRGTGGIQTARGFGDIQLHIEWRAATPPSGSGQNRSNSGVFLMGRYEVQILDSYENETYADGQAAALYGQQPPLVNAARPPGEWQAYDIVFRRPRFGVDGSVLEPARITVLHNGVLVHDAVAFAGATAHMRAARYEAHEDRLPIALQDHGDPVRFRNVWVRELEAPR, via the coding sequence ATGCCCCGCTATTGGACCTGCGTCACGGCACTCGCGATGGCCCTCGTGGGAAATACTCCAAACGTGCAGGGCATCGCCGCGGCTCAAGCCGCGCCTACCTGGCCCGTGCATTCGATGGAGCGTCCCAAGCCGCCGGTGGTCACGCCAGGACCTGCGGGTGCGCCGGTGGCGCCTCCCTCAGATGCCATTGTGCTCTTTGACGGCGCGAGCCTCGCGGCCTGGCGCAGCGGCGACGGCCAGCCCGCGCGCTGGCGCATCGTGGATGGCGCGATGGAAGTCGTGCGCGGTACGGGCGGCATCCAGACCGCACGCGGCTTCGGCGACATCCAACTGCACATCGAGTGGCGCGCCGCAACTCCGCCCAGCGGATCGGGACAGAACCGCAGCAACAGCGGCGTGTTCCTGATGGGGCGCTACGAAGTGCAGATTCTGGATTCGTACGAGAATGAGACCTACGCCGACGGGCAGGCAGCAGCGCTGTACGGCCAGCAGCCGCCGCTGGTGAATGCGGCGCGGCCGCCCGGTGAGTGGCAAGCCTATGACATCGTGTTTCGCCGCCCGCGCTTCGGCGTTGACGGCAGTGTCCTCGAACCGGCGCGCATCACGGTGCTGCACAACGGGGTGCTCGTGCACGACGCGGTCGCCTTCGCCGGCGCGACGGCGCATATGCGTGCCGCAAGGTATGAAGCGCACGAGGATCGGCTACCGATCGCGCTGCAGGATCACGGGGATCCGGTGCGCTTCCGGAACGTGTGGGTGCGCGAGCTCGAGGCACCGCGCTGA
- a CDS encoding dihydrofolate reductase family protein yields the protein MGLLTFSLNVTLDGCVDHRVGIADDETHAFFTRMMDEGGAMLWGRVTYEMMESYWPAVARGDVDAPPALREWAEKLDAKPKYVVSSTRTDYPWTNSHHLAGDLRTSVQRLKDATPAGVLLGSGALATELDRLDLIDEYKFLVQPRIVGHGPTLFQGGLPSTRRLQLVSSTPLKCGAIAVHYRRER from the coding sequence ATGGGCCTCCTGACCTTCAGCCTCAACGTCACGCTCGACGGCTGCGTCGACCACCGCGTAGGAATCGCTGACGACGAGACCCACGCGTTCTTCACGCGAATGATGGACGAGGGCGGCGCGATGTTGTGGGGGCGCGTCACCTACGAGATGATGGAGAGCTACTGGCCGGCGGTCGCCCGCGGAGACGTCGACGCCCCGCCGGCACTCCGCGAGTGGGCGGAGAAGCTCGATGCCAAGCCGAAGTACGTGGTCTCGTCGACGCGTACGGACTATCCCTGGACCAACAGCCATCACCTCGCCGGCGATTTGCGCACGAGCGTGCAGCGGCTGAAGGATGCGACGCCCGCCGGCGTACTCCTCGGCAGCGGCGCCCTCGCGACGGAACTTGATCGCTTGGACTTGATCGACGAGTACAAGTTCCTCGTCCAGCCGAGGATCGTCGGCCACGGCCCCACGTTGTTCCAAGGCGGACTGCCCAGCACGCGACGGCTGCAGCTGGTCTCGTCGACGCCGCTCAAATGCGGTGCCATCGCCGTCCACTACCGACGCGAGCGCTAG
- a CDS encoding CPBP family intramembrane metalloprotease, which produces MRLLAYFASTFFVTWSLWLLASRLAAPGNTGFFGGQGPVFLLGVFAPAIVALAFTARAEGRVGVAQLLARIGHWRVSARWYVFAIVYFAVIKLSAAVVHRLLTGEWPLFGTTPAVILLLGIAFSTLAQAGEEVGWRGYALPRLSAYLGLGGASLALGVVWAAWHIPLFVLPDSGSTGQSFLVYLLHVMALSVAVAYLYWKTDGSLLLVMLLHSAVNNTTGIVPTAVGGTIAPVAFGGSLVAWATVAISWVVAVPLLFQMRKADISAMRTPASR; this is translated from the coding sequence ATGCGCCTACTGGCCTACTTCGCCTCGACGTTCTTCGTCACCTGGTCGCTGTGGCTGCTTGCATCAAGGCTCGCAGCACCCGGCAACACCGGATTCTTCGGCGGCCAAGGACCGGTGTTCCTGCTCGGGGTCTTCGCGCCGGCGATCGTGGCGCTGGCGTTCACGGCGCGCGCGGAGGGTCGCGTCGGCGTTGCCCAGTTGCTCGCGCGCATCGGGCATTGGCGCGTCAGCGCGCGGTGGTACGTCTTCGCGATCGTCTACTTCGCGGTCATCAAGCTGAGCGCGGCAGTCGTGCACCGCCTTCTCACGGGTGAGTGGCCGCTGTTTGGCACGACGCCCGCAGTGATCTTGCTGCTCGGCATCGCCTTCTCGACCTTGGCGCAGGCCGGTGAGGAAGTGGGTTGGCGCGGCTACGCCCTTCCACGCCTCTCGGCATACCTGGGACTCGGCGGCGCGAGTCTTGCGCTCGGTGTCGTGTGGGCGGCCTGGCACATCCCGCTCTTCGTGCTCCCGGATAGCGGCAGCACGGGGCAGTCGTTCCTCGTGTACCTGCTCCACGTGATGGCGTTGTCGGTCGCCGTCGCCTACCTCTATTGGAAGACCGACGGAAGCTTGCTCCTCGTGATGCTGCTGCATTCCGCGGTGAACAACACGACAGGCATCGTGCCGACGGCGGTCGGCGGAACGATTGCGCCGGTTGCCTTTGGCGGCTCGCTGGTGGCGTGGGCCACGGTGGCGATTTCGTGGGTCGTCGCCGTTCCGCTGCTGTTCCAGATGCGGAAGGCTGACATCAGTGCGATGCGGACACCGGCCTCACGCTGA
- a CDS encoding helix-turn-helix transcriptional regulator has translation MSAPPTARASRPAPPTSRSVRVPGFEVMTGTHAVGSALAVHWHDQPSLCYVLHGRFDEYSRGRALDCTSDTLKLTAVGEKHSDRFAHSDVRGVRVDVDPARFVDSPSIARLLDGEFYLRGSGARATFSRIVAELESGDDIAPLVVESALLELFARLAREHVRDAGRRTPAWLLRADEIVHTLFATPLTLSQVAHEVQVSPSALARAYRAQFGVSVGERVRRLRLEWAAEELRRSGEALSVIALKAGFYDQSHFTNAFHRTFGESPARYRARTT, from the coding sequence ATGTCAGCCCCACCCACCGCTCGCGCCTCGCGACCGGCGCCGCCGACCTCCCGCTCCGTGCGCGTTCCAGGGTTTGAGGTGATGACCGGCACGCACGCCGTGGGCTCCGCGTTGGCGGTGCATTGGCACGATCAGCCGTCCTTGTGCTATGTGCTGCACGGACGCTTCGACGAGTACTCCCGCGGCCGCGCACTGGACTGCACCAGCGATACGCTCAAGCTGACCGCGGTCGGCGAGAAGCATTCGGATCGCTTCGCCCACAGCGACGTGCGCGGCGTGCGCGTCGACGTAGACCCGGCGCGCTTCGTGGACTCGCCCTCCATCGCGCGGTTGCTCGATGGCGAATTCTACCTGCGCGGCTCGGGCGCGCGGGCGACGTTCAGTCGCATCGTCGCAGAGCTCGAGTCCGGTGACGACATCGCGCCGCTGGTGGTCGAGAGCGCGCTCCTCGAGCTCTTCGCGCGCCTCGCCCGCGAGCACGTGCGCGACGCCGGTCGCCGGACGCCGGCGTGGCTCCTGCGCGCGGACGAGATCGTCCACACGCTCTTCGCGACCCCGCTGACGCTGAGCCAGGTCGCACACGAGGTCCAGGTGAGTCCGTCCGCGCTGGCGCGGGCGTATCGCGCACAGTTTGGCGTCAGCGTGGGCGAGCGCGTGCGTCGGCTGCGGCTCGAGTGGGCGGCCGAGGAGCTTCGCCGCAGTGGTGAAGCGCTTTCCGTGATCGCGTTGAAGGCGGGCTTCTACGACCAATCCCATTTCACCAACGCGTTCCACCGGACCTTTGGCGAGAGCCCGGCGCGCTATCGGGCGCGCACGACGTAG